The genome window GACGGCATCCGCCACGGCCGGGCCAGAGCCCTTGTAGGGCACGTGCACAATATCCGTGCCCGTGGCCATCTTGAACGATTCGCCCATCAAGTGCAGCACGCCGCAAGTGCCCGAGCTGCCATACGAGTACTTGCCGGGATTCTTCTTCAGTTCTTCGATGAAGCCCTTGAAGTCCTTGGCCGGAAACTTCGGATTCACTGCCACCACGTTGGCGGTGTTGGCGAAGTTGGTGACCGGCTGGAAGTCCTTGATCGGATCGTACGGCAGATCCTTCGGACGGCAAGCCGGGTTCACAGCCATCGTCGACACGGTAGCGATGGACAGCGTGTAGCCGTCGGCATCCGCGCGCGCGGCTTCGGATGCGCCAATCGCGCCACCCGCACCGCCCTTGTTTTCCACAACCATCGGCTGGCCAAGTTCCTGGCTCATGCGCTGCGTCACCAGACGCGCGATGATGTCGGTGGAACCGCCGGGCGCGAACGGAACGATCACGCGGATGGGTTTGCTGGGGTACTTGTCGGCAGCATGCGCGACCGAGGCGCCAAGCGTGCCGGCGGCGCCGGTTGCCACGGCGATAGCCACGGCCAGGGAGCGAACTTTATTCATAGGTGTGTTTCCTCCAAGATTGCGAGCCCGTATGTAAACGGACCGTTTTGAGATGGTCGCGTCTGTAGACGGGCCAGCAGATAACGGTGGGGGCGCATTGCATCTGTACAGTGTGAATCGCACTGCGTTTATAGGTTGCTTGTGGCAGACGCGCCCGCCGGAATGACGGAGAATAGCAGCAAATGCTTACACCCGCATAGGCGCGCCGATCCCCGGCCAACGCTCTACAAAAACACTCCTGAGACATGTCGGTTGCCCTTCTGGTTTTCCCTGATTTCATGCTGGTTGCGCTGGGTTGGGCGCTGCGTCACAAGCTGGGTTTCACGCGTGAATTTTTTGCGGGCACCGAGCGCCTTGTGTACTTCGTGCTGTTCCCTGCGTTGCTGTTTCAATCCATTCTGCGTACGCCGATCACGGCAGGCAATGCGGCCATGTTGTTGCAGGCAACGGCGGCCGTTGTGGCGGCAGGCGTAGCGATGGCCTGGCTTGCCGGACTGGTGCTGCGGCCGTCCTCGCTGGGCCTGGCGTCTTCTGCCCAATGCGGCTTCCGCTTCAACACTTATATCGGGCTGGCGCTATCAGCCAGTCTGGCGGGCGCACAAGGCCAGACGGTGATGGCGCTGATTATCGGCTTCGCGGTACCCATGGCCAATGTGGCCGCGGTCTATGGCCTGGCGCGGCACAGCGGCGGCAATCTGTTGCGCGAACTGGCGCGCAACCCGCTGGTGATCTCCACGCTGGCCGGTCTGGCCTGCAATCTGGCTGGCCTGCATTTGCCCGGCCCCGTCGACACCGTGCTGGTCCGGCTGGGCGCGGCCGCCATCGCGCTGGGCATTCTTTGCGTGGGGGCCAGTTTGGCGTGGGAAGGCGGCAAGGGCTATGGGTCGCTGATCGCGTGGATGCTGGCAGTCAAGCTCATTGCGCTGCCCGCCGTGGCATTGCTGGTGGCGCATTTGCTGAACCTGCCGCCGCTGGAAGCGCAGATGCTGCTGCTGTTCGCGGCGCTGCCCACCGCGTCCGCCGCCTACGTGCTGGCGATGCGCATGGGCGGCGACGGCCGCATGGTGGCCGTTCTGATTTCTTTGGGCACGTTGTTTTCAGCGGTCACGATTCCGATGTGGCTGCTGTTCACCGGCCACGTCTGACAGCCAAAGAAAAATGGCCACCCACAGGGGCGGCCATTTCACCGTCAGCGCCGTAAATTACGACGGCTTATGGGCGTTGGTCATTGATCCCGGCACGACCCACTCGGCGAATTGCGCGTCGGTCACATAACCCAGCGCCAGCGCCGATTCCTTCAGCGACAACCCTTCCTTGTGCGCCTTCTTGGCAATCTGCGCGGCCTTGTCGTAGCCGATATGCGGATTCAACGCTGTCACCAGCATCAGCGAACGGTCCACCAGTTCAGCGATGCGCTCGTGATTCGGTTCGATGCCCGCGGCGCAATGCTCGTTGAAGCTGGCCATGCCATCCGTCAGCAAACGCACCGATTGCAGGAAGTTGTGGATCACCAGCGGCTTGAACACGTTCAATTCAAAGTTGCCGCTGGCGCCGCCGATATTGATTGCCACGTCATTGCCCAGCACTTGCGCGGCCAGCATCGTGATGGCTTCGCACTGGGTCGGATTCACCTTGCCCGGCATGATCGAGCTGCCCGGTTCGTTCTCGGGAATGCTGATTTCGCCCAGACCCGAACGCGGACCGCTGGACAGCCAGCGCACGTCGTTGGCGATCTTCATCAGGCCGGCTGCCAGAGACTTCAGTGCGCCGTGCGCAAACAGCAGCGCTTCGTGCGAGGCCAGGGCCTGGAATTTGTTCGG of Achromobacter seleniivolatilans contains these proteins:
- a CDS encoding tripartite tricarboxylate transporter substrate binding protein BugE; the encoded protein is MNKVRSLAVAIAVATGAAGTLGASVAHAADKYPSKPIRVIVPFAPGGSTDIIARLVTQRMSQELGQPMVVENKGGAGGAIGASEAARADADGYTLSIATVSTMAVNPACRPKDLPYDPIKDFQPVTNFANTANVVAVNPKFPAKDFKGFIEELKKNPGKYSYGSSGTCGVLHLMGESFKMATGTDIVHVPYKGSGPAVADAVGGQIEILFDNLPSSMPQIQAGKLRAMAIAWPDEIAAVKGVPTFKEAGFPVLNQPVWYGLLAPKGTPMEVVNKLRDAAVVALKDPKVIKALDDQGSAPSGNTPEEFAKEIKEQFDWAQDVVKKQNIKLD
- a CDS encoding AEC family transporter translates to MSVALLVFPDFMLVALGWALRHKLGFTREFFAGTERLVYFVLFPALLFQSILRTPITAGNAAMLLQATAAVVAAGVAMAWLAGLVLRPSSLGLASSAQCGFRFNTYIGLALSASLAGAQGQTVMALIIGFAVPMANVAAVYGLARHSGGNLLRELARNPLVISTLAGLACNLAGLHLPGPVDTVLVRLGAAAIALGILCVGASLAWEGGKGYGSLIAWMLAVKLIALPAVALLVAHLLNLPPLEAQMLLLFAALPTASAAYVLAMRMGGDGRMVAVLISLGTLFSAVTIPMWLLFTGHV